The following proteins are encoded in a genomic region of Rattus rattus isolate New Zealand chromosome 2, Rrattus_CSIRO_v1, whole genome shotgun sequence:
- the LOC116894541 gene encoding cytochrome c oxidase subunit 6B2 isoform X2, giving the protein MLGVQAQMPAPGQWTTPPFDPRFPNQNQTRNCYQNFLDYHRCVKTMDRRGKNTQACDYYFRVQRWNEQIKQGTFPGKI; this is encoded by the exons ATGTTGGGTGTTCAAGCCCAGATGCCTGCTCCAGGCCAATGGACAACGCCGCCCTTCGACCCGCGCTTCCCTAACCAAAACCAGACGCGTAACTGCTACCAGAATTTTCTGG ACTACCACCGGTGTGTGAAGACCATGGATCGCCGCGGAAAGAACACACAGGCCTGCGACTACTATTTCCGT gtGCAGCGCTGGAATGAGCAGATCAAGCAGGGAACTTTCCCAGGCAAAATCTGA
- the LOC116894541 gene encoding cytochrome c oxidase subunit 6B2 isoform X1: MLGVQAQMPAPGQWTTPPFDPRFPNQNQTRNCYQNFLDYHRCVKTMDRRGKNTQACDYYFRVFHALCPVSWVQRWNEQIKQGTFPGKI; the protein is encoded by the exons ATGTTGGGTGTTCAAGCCCAGATGCCTGCTCCAGGCCAATGGACAACGCCGCCCTTCGACCCGCGCTTCCCTAACCAAAACCAGACGCGTAACTGCTACCAGAATTTTCTGG ACTACCACCGGTGTGTGAAGACCATGGATCGCCGCGGAAAGAACACACAGGCCTGCGACTACTATTTCCGTGTATTCCATGCACTGTGTCCCGTCAGCTGG gtGCAGCGCTGGAATGAGCAGATCAAGCAGGGAACTTTCCCAGGCAAAATCTGA
- the Fam71e2 gene encoding protein FAM71E2 gives MLRRLWNFIFPPPPEPPKWVPILGEMQKTLEMAEYLPLRPLPMFESNFTQVNNNGTPVLLHNKPNKLTMGVAASLPGLVLPDILLIARPPDGQECSSLILTRMIPLDLARLYVHDLTTWRLKLRLRSGRHYFLALDAPEHELAFLFDRWIRLINMLREPKLSRGPKSVAVDPSHRETAPEGTPASTWHFQTQSQGELTVEVAAQPFPCKIFSSQKPKKTKVKLTKVKQPGQPVKHTFRSQAVGDSVPLIWSQLQSSEDQMEVTRNKSDLDACSERPEPLIDVSDKTSITIRTIFSIVSKTTNQAHKSDSEEDTGRDPRMETPTKCISQNNSCLPVVDSDHLDSLLWPTKVDHLMGIPSNTVTSLNSSFPAAFYIFPPSPSFLKSKDKARPTISKKHARPLSSHKAASVPKESGKMPFILDQSNKVPAKPAPAQMTSALPIPSPKIPTSQWSRPKSSATPSCFYKSQPSVSQKTPTIPGHPQKPQVVTAPTQKTLTLNQKFLQALAHPQKAMHLKKDHLLINTRSQKDPTAQYQKALDSRAKDLVNPSTLQGGDMLERKTEGKQESVLLVGEQNKKVVDMRAQTMSVNLPFATTKKQSKEILISKTQEVTLEALKGREKLENRVHKMEEETTVNLPDLKSKETEMQKKWVLNKEVAFEGPYTEDNRPFSVEGLALAKMMIMANSKHQHLKPATISLPSSFPMTNKVSSMSVLANLPYNTRQMTFPERTQVVIVEKSGSHTKVNKEKTQHQKERKLPEDLLSTAQKPISLDDKSEPLTSFTSSISPTSETKTSVKVPQKPVVKHQGLKAQSQHHPSMVTRSTSEILLPVNLRTENKGKTATKAEMPVKESGARHTQQRPKDLR, from the exons ATGTTGAGACGGCTGTGGAACTTTATTTTTCCTCCGCCTCCGGAGCCTCCGAAGTGGGTCCCCATTCTTGGAGAGATGCAGAAGACGCTCGAGATGGCCGAGTACCTGCCCCTCCGCCCGCTGCCCATGTTCGAGAGTAACTTTACCCAG GTGAACAACAATGGGACTCCTGTGTTATTGCACAACAAACCCAACAAGCTGACTATGGGTGTCGCAGCATCCTTGCCTGGCCTAGTGCTGCCTGACATTCTGTTGATTGCTCGGCCCCCGGATGGCCAGGAGTGCTCCAGTCTCATCCTAACCAG GATGATCCCATTAGACCTTGCCCGTCTCTATGTCCATGATCTGACCACCTGGCGTCTGAAGCTGCGTCTGAGATCCGGCCGCCACTATTTCCTGGCACTGGATGCCCCTGAACATGAGCTGGCCTTTCTGTTTGACCGCTGGATTCGTCTCATCAACATGCTGCGTGAGCCTAAATTATCCCGGGGACCAAAGAGCGTGGCGGTGGACCCTTCCCACCGAGAAACAGCCCCAGAAGGAACTCCTGCCTCCACATGGCACTTCCAG ACCCAGTCTCAAGGCGAACTTACAG ttgaAGTTGCAGCTCAACCTTTTCCTTGCAAAATATTCtcttctcaaaaaccaaagaagaCCAAGGTGAAGCTGACCAAAGTGAAGCAGCCA GGACAGCCAGTCAAGCACACATTCAGGTCTCAGGCTGTGGGTGACTCTGTGCCTCTCATTTGGTCACAACTGCAATCTTCTGAGGATCAGATGGAAGTCACAAGGAACAA GTCCGATCTAGATGCCTGCTCTGAGAGACCTGAACCTCTAATTGATGTTTCTG ACAAGACCAGCATCACCATCCGGACCATCTTCAGCATCGTCTCTAAGACGACAAACCAG GCCCACAAATCTGATTCTGAGGAGGACACAGGCCGGGATCCACGAATGGAGACTCCTACCAAGTGTATCTCTCAGAACAACAGTTGTTTACCTGTCGTGGACTCTGATCACCTGGACTCCCTCCTGTGGCCAACAAAAGTTGACCATCTCATGGGTATTCCATCCAACACAGTGACTTCCTTGAACTCATCTTTCCCTGCTGCCTTCTACATCTTTCCCCCCAGTCCCTCCTTTCTAAAGTCCAAAGACAAGGCCAGGCCCACAATCTCAAAGAAACATGCAAGGCCACTGTCCTCCCACAAAGCTGCATCTGTCCCCAAGGAATCAGGGAAAATGCCGTTCATTTTGGACCAGTCTAATAAGGTGCCAGCTAAGCCTGCTCCTGCTCAGATGACCTCAGCCCTTCCCATTCCATCACCAAAGATCCCAACCTCACAGTGGTCAAGACCGAAGTCTTCAGCCACACCTAGTTGTTTCTATAAGTCTCAGccttctgtttctcagaagaCCCCAACTATCCCTGGACATCCCCAGAAGCCCCAAGTTGTAACTGCCCCAACCCAGAAAACTTTAACACTGAATCAGAAGTTTCTACAAGCACTTGCACATCCCCAGAAAGCCATGCACCTCAAAAAGGACCATCTACTCATAAATACCCGGTCTCAGAAAGATCCAACTGCCCAGTACCAGAAAGCTCTCGACTCACGGGCTAAAGACCTTGTGAATCCTAGCACATTACAGGGAGGAGACATGCttgagagaaagactgaagggaaACAGGAATCTGTGTTGTTGGTCGGAGAGCAGAACAAAAAGGTGGTAGACATGAGGGCCCAGACCATGTCCGTGAATCTGCCTTTTGCCACTACCAAGAAGCAGTCCAAGGAGATCTTGATTAGCAAAACCCAAGAGGTCACACTGGAGGCCTTGAAGGGCAGGGAGAAGTTAGAGAACAGGGTCcacaagatggaggaggagacaACTGTGAACTTGCCTGATCTAAAGTCCAAGGAGACAGAGATGCAGAAGAAGTGGGTCTTGAACAAGGAGGTAGCTTTTGAGGGCCCCTACACAGAGGACAATAGGCCCTTCTCTGTGGAGGGGCTCGCCCTGGCCAAGATGATGATTATGGCCAACTCCAAACACCAGCACCTGAAGCCAGCTAccatctctctgccctcctcaTTCCCTATGACTAACAAGGTGTCTTCCATGTCTGTGTTGGCCAATTTGCCCTATAACACCAGACAGATGACCTTTCCAGAGAGGACACAAGTAGTGATCGTGGAAAAATCAGGGTCCCATACTAAAGTGAACAAGGAGAAAACACAGCaccagaaggaaaggaagctaCCTGAGGACTTGTTGAGTACTGCCCAGAAACCCATAA GTTTGGATGACAAGTCAGAGCCTTTGACATCCTTCACCTCCTCAATATCCCCCACCTCTGAGACAAAGACCTCAGTCAAGGTGCCCCAAAAGCCTGTAGTAAAACACCAAGGACTCAAGGCACAGTCACAGCATCATCCTTCGATGGTGACAAGGTCAACCTCAGAAATTCTCCTTCCTGTGAACTTGCGAACGGAGAATAAGGGGAAAACGGCCACAAAAGCTGAAATGCCAGTGAAAGAATCTGGTGCCCGTCATACTCAG CAGCGACCCAAGGATTTAAGATAA
- the Il11 gene encoding interleukin-11, with protein MRDKFPADGDHNLDSLPTLAMSAGTLGSLQLPGVLTRLRVDLMSYFRHVQWLRRAAGPSLKTLEPELGALQARLERLLRRLQLLMSRLALPQAAPDQPAVPLGPPASAWGSIRAAHAILGGLHLTLDWAVRGLLLLKTRL; from the exons ATG AGAGACAAATTCCCAGCTGATGGAGACCACAATCTGGACTCCCTACCTACCTTGGCCATGAGCGCTGGGACACTGGGATCTTTGCAG CTTCCTGGTGTGCTGACAAGGCTTCGAGTAGACTTAATGTCCTACTTCCGACATGTACAGTGGTTGCGCCGGGCAGCTGGTCCTTCCCTAAAGACTCTGGAGCCAGAGCTGGGTGCCCTGCAAGCCCGACTGGAACGGCTACTTCGTCGCTTACAGCTCTTG ATGTCTCGTCTAGCCTTGCCCCAGGCAGCCCCGGACCAACCTGCGGTCCCTCTGGGCCCTCCTGCCTCGGCCTGGGGAAGCATCCGGGCAGCTCATGCCATCCTAGGAGGGCTGCACCTGACCTTGGACTGGGCCGTGCGGGGCCTGCTGTTGTTAAAGACTCGGCTGTAA